One window of the Acinonyx jubatus isolate Ajub_Pintada_27869175 chromosome A2, VMU_Ajub_asm_v1.0, whole genome shotgun sequence genome contains the following:
- the GARIN1A gene encoding Golgi-associated RAB2 interactor protein 1A isoform X2, translating to MDVYEGSTTVILGVTSSVPSLPLPNILLMANVTWPQGQFSTWSSPDCAPVVTLSRILPLKFVELQICDRLQRILRVRTVTEKIYYLRLHEHHPEAVFQFWIRLVKILQKGLSITTKDPRIQFTHCLVPKMSNSSTEITPESSLLPSAQPSESFMLLTAEQTSDSFSNITGRPQLTADSNTNVAIKIDNLDSSKTPLRVASPVSLKIPMRAALSHSLWEQENPDEHFLQAPVASSLGENFFGP from the exons ATGGATGTCTATGAAGGTTCTACCACTGTGATCCTCGGGGTGACCTCCTCAGTGCCCTCCTTGCCACTCCCCAACATCCTCCTGATGGCCAATGTCACCTGGCCCCAGGGTCAGTTTTCCACCTGGAGCTCACCTGATTGTGCTCCAGTGGTCACCCTCAGCAG GATTCTTCCCCTGAAGTTTGTGGAGCTACAAATCTGTGACCGGCTCCAACGCATCCTGAGGGTTAGGACAGTGACTGAAAAGATCTACTACCTGAGGCTCCACGAACACCACCCAGAGGCCGTATTTCAATTCTGGATCCGCTTGGTGAAAATTCTGCAGAAAGGTCTGTCCATCACCACCAAAGACCCAAGAATCCAATTCACGCACTGCCTGGTGCCCAAAATGTCCAACAGCTCCACCGAAATAACG CCTGAAAGCAGCCTCCTGCCATCCGCCCAGCCCAGCGAAAGCTTCATGCTGTTGACAGCCGAGCAGACCAGTGACAGTTTCTCGAATATCACAGGGAGGCCCCAGCTCACAGCGGACAG TAACACCAATGTCGCCATCAAAATAGACAATTTGGACAGCTCTAAGACCCCCTTGCGGGTGGCATCTCCAGTCAGTTTGAAAATACCCATGAGAGCTGCCTTGAGCCACAGCCTCTGGGAACAAGAGAATCCAGATGAGCACTTCCTGCAGGCTCCTGTTGCCAGTTCCCTAGGAGAGAACTTTTTTGGACCCTGA
- the GARIN1B gene encoding Golgi-associated RAB2 interactor protein 1B isoform X3, with amino-acid sequence MLSSVPQRKTQWKSKKTVQVTRSYPIFPSLNVGEEVRGLLPVDGEPNPGVGLGVEEGLLCQMVHSPEFNLFPDSVVFESNFVQVKKGRNWIDIYKASNTMAVGVTSSVPCLPLPNILLMASVKWHQGQSQTWNRPSKAPNIILKRILPLKFVELQVCDRLQRILRLRTVTEKIYYLRLHPDHPETVFRFWIRLVQILQKGLSITTKDPRILVTHCLVPKNSCSPSGDSNLVQKKPQASQPSESLMQLMAKGESEALSQIFADLHQPRQLRERYSQ; translated from the exons ATGTTGTCATCAGTTCCACAGAGAAAGACTCAgtggaaatcaaagaagacagtACAAGTCACGAGATCCTATCCAATCTTCCCCTCCCTGAATGTCGGGGAAGAAGTCAGGGGCCTCTTGCCTGTGGATGGGGAGCCAAACCCTGGAGTGGGCCTGGGTGTGGAGGAGGGATTGCTCTGCCAGATGGTTCATTCTCCAGAATTCAACCTATTTCCTGACTCAGTGGTGTTTGAAAGCAACTTTGTCCAG GTCAAAAAGGGCAGGAACTGGATAGACATCTACAAAGCCTCCAACACCATGGCCGTTGGGGTGACCTCCTCCGTgccctgcctgccccttcccAATATCCTCCTCATGGCTAGTGTCAAATGGCACCAGggacagagccagacatggaacAGACCATCTAAAGCCCCAAACATCATCCTGAAGAG GATACTCCCCCTGAAGTTTGTGGAGCTCCAGGTCTGTGACCGGCTTCAACGCATCCTGCGGTTGAGGACAGTCACTGAGAAGATCTACTACCTAAGGCTCCACCCTGACCATCCAGAGACTGTCTTCCGCTTCTGGATCCGACTGGTTCAGATTCTGCAGAAGGGCCTGTCCATCACCACCAAAGACCCTAGGATTCTTGTCACTCACTGTCTGGTACCCAAGAACAGCTGCAGCCCCTCGGGAGACTCGAAT tTAGTACAGAAGAAACCCCAAGCCTCCCAGCCCAGCGAGAGCCTCATGCAGCTGATGGCTAAGGGGGAAAGTGAAGCACTCTCTCAGATTTTTGCCGACTTGCACCAGCCCCGCCAGTTAAG